A single Streptomyces mirabilis DNA region contains:
- a CDS encoding ABC transporter ATP-binding protein encodes MYELRGVTKRYTRGKETIDALAGVDLTIADGDRLVIQGPTGGGKSTLLQMLGGLDRPTAGSVELDGTDMAKLSEAKLTKVRSENIGFVFQSFNLIPTLTAQENVETALVPLGVKVKERRQRAADALESVGLAERLGHLPAELSGGQQQRVAIARALVKQPKVLLADEPTGNLDESMRDEIMEVLEAMWKEHGLTFIMVTHDSAIAKKAPRLATIRKGKISVKENAGA; translated from the coding sequence ATGTACGAACTCAGAGGCGTCACCAAGCGCTATACCCGGGGCAAGGAGACGATCGACGCGCTCGCCGGGGTCGACCTGACCATCGCGGACGGCGACCGGCTCGTCATCCAGGGACCCACCGGTGGCGGAAAATCCACCCTTCTTCAGATGCTCGGCGGTCTCGACCGGCCCACCGCGGGCAGCGTCGAACTCGACGGTACGGACATGGCCAAACTGTCCGAGGCGAAGCTCACCAAAGTGCGCAGCGAGAACATCGGATTCGTCTTTCAGAGCTTCAACCTGATTCCCACGCTCACCGCCCAGGAAAACGTGGAGACCGCCCTCGTGCCCCTCGGTGTGAAGGTGAAGGAACGGCGGCAACGGGCCGCCGACGCACTGGAGTCGGTGGGGCTCGCCGAGCGGCTCGGTCATCTGCCCGCCGAGCTCTCCGGTGGCCAGCAGCAGCGTGTCGCCATCGCCCGCGCCCTGGTCAAGCAGCCGAAGGTGCTGCTCGCCGACGAGCCCACCGGCAACCTCGACGAGTCCATGCGCGACGAGATCATGGAGGTGCTCGAGGCCATGTGGAAGGAGCACGGGCTCACTTTCATCATGGTCACGCACGATTCCGCGATCGCGAAGAAGGCCCCGCGCCTCGCGACGATTCGCAAGGGGAAGATTTCCGTCAAGGAAAACGCGGGTGCCTAA
- a CDS encoding helix-turn-helix domain-containing protein, which produces MDEQPSPPLDRRAELSEFLRTRRARLKPEDVGLPDFGRHRRVPGLRREELAQLAGVSVAYYTRLEQGNGRNVSAEVLDAIARALRLTDAEHAHLTHLAKPKAHKKKQPARPQQVRGALRQLLDSLDGVPAYISGRRSDILAWNRMAAAVFGDWSELAPQDRNWARLVFLKPEYRDLYVDWEQKAIDIVCLLRMDAGCHPDDPRLSALVGELSVKSEDFRRLWATHDVKEKSHGVKRLRHPLVGDLSLQYESFRLPDDSEQSLVTYHAEPGSASAEALRLLASWGTDATRAGATTPQ; this is translated from the coding sequence ATGGACGAACAGCCCTCCCCACCCCTGGACCGGCGTGCCGAGCTCAGCGAGTTTCTGCGCACCCGCCGGGCCCGGCTGAAGCCGGAGGACGTGGGGCTGCCCGACTTCGGCCGGCACCGCCGGGTGCCCGGGCTGCGGCGCGAGGAGCTGGCGCAGCTGGCCGGGGTGTCCGTGGCGTACTACACGCGTCTGGAGCAGGGCAACGGACGGAACGTGTCGGCGGAGGTACTCGACGCGATCGCCCGCGCCCTGCGGCTGACGGACGCCGAGCACGCGCATCTCACGCACCTCGCGAAGCCCAAGGCGCACAAGAAGAAGCAGCCGGCGCGGCCGCAGCAGGTACGGGGGGCGCTGCGGCAGCTGCTGGACTCGTTGGACGGCGTCCCCGCGTACATCAGCGGGCGGCGCTCGGACATCCTGGCCTGGAACCGGATGGCGGCGGCCGTGTTCGGTGACTGGTCGGAGCTGGCGCCGCAGGACCGGAACTGGGCGCGGCTGGTGTTCCTGAAGCCCGAGTACCGCGATCTGTACGTGGACTGGGAGCAGAAGGCGATCGACATCGTCTGTCTGCTGCGCATGGACGCGGGCTGTCACCCGGACGACCCGCGACTCTCGGCCCTGGTCGGTGAGCTCTCGGTGAAGAGCGAGGACTTCCGGCGCCTGTGGGCCACGCACGACGTGAAGGAGAAGAGCCACGGGGTGAAGCGGCTGCGGCATCCGCTGGTGGGTGATCTCTCCCTCCAGTACGAGTCGTTCCGGCTGCCCGACGACAGCGAACAGTCGCTGGTCACCTACCACGCGGAACCGGGGTCCGCCTCGGCGGAGGCGCTGCGGTTGCTGGCCAGCTGGGGCACGGACGCGACCCGCGCGGGCGCGACGACGCCCCAGTAG
- a CDS encoding group II truncated hemoglobin, which translates to MTTQTVEYIRYLIPEEKSAEFLAAYTRAAAQLAASPSCVDYELARCEEDFEHFVLRITWTSTEDHVQGFRKSELFPGFYAEIQPYIPYIEEMRHYTPTTVRGVGASVPTLYAWAGGAEAFARLTEAFYDKVLKDDVLAPVFQGLAPEHATHVALWLGEVFGGPPAYSETEGGHGHMVAKHLGKNITEAQRRRWVNLLQDAADDAGLPTDAEFRSAFLAYAEWGTRLAVHFSAPDATPPGDQPVPRWTWGAAPPYQP; encoded by the coding sequence ATGACCACCCAGACCGTGGAGTACATCCGCTACCTCATTCCCGAGGAGAAGTCCGCGGAGTTCCTGGCCGCCTACACCCGGGCCGCGGCCCAGCTCGCCGCGTCCCCGAGTTGTGTGGACTACGAGCTGGCGCGCTGCGAGGAGGACTTCGAGCACTTCGTCCTGCGCATCACCTGGACCTCGACCGAGGACCACGTCCAGGGCTTCCGGAAGTCGGAGCTGTTCCCCGGCTTCTACGCCGAGATCCAGCCCTACATCCCCTACATCGAGGAGATGCGCCACTACACGCCGACGACGGTACGGGGCGTGGGCGCGTCGGTCCCCACCCTCTACGCCTGGGCCGGGGGCGCCGAGGCCTTCGCCCGCCTCACCGAGGCGTTCTACGACAAGGTCCTCAAGGACGACGTCCTCGCACCGGTGTTCCAGGGTCTGGCCCCCGAACACGCGACCCATGTCGCCCTCTGGCTCGGCGAGGTCTTCGGCGGTCCGCCCGCCTACTCCGAGACCGAGGGCGGCCATGGCCACATGGTCGCCAAACACCTCGGCAAGAACATCACCGAGGCGCAGCGGCGCCGCTGGGTCAACCTGCTCCAGGACGCGGCGGACGACGCGGGCCTGCCTACGGACGCCGAGTTCCGCTCCGCCTTCCTCGCCTACGCCGAGTGGGGCACACGCCTGGCCGTCCACTTCTCCGCCCCCGACGCGACCCCTCCGGGAGACCAACCGGTACCGAGGTGGACGTGGGGAGCGGCCCCGCCGTACCAGCCCTGA
- a CDS encoding ABC transporter permease, whose protein sequence is MFFTYLRRELRRRRKAALVVASGLALGIALVIVVSSVSSGMEKAQGKVLQSLYGLGTDMTVTKAAAPATSTSQRPRFNFDANDNGSTKEQSSDRVMVQGFQTLAASTVTKVDSQKGVADSVGGLSLQVIRINGQFTRGQFRQQNQSGGAAQGGGRPNAQQSPQGRVEGGGANFDVNNYSVYGTDVTKPALGPLTSSKITSGRTFKTSETDTKVVVADVSYAKEKKLKVGSTVTIKSVKYKVIGIATPDSGDAAANLYIPLKQAQTLSGSKDKVTTIYVKASDSQQISSVKSTIQKNISGTTVTTSADLASTVSGSLSTASSLASNVGKWLSIAVLVAAFLVAGLLTSSAVSRRVREFGTLKALGWKSGRVTRQVVGEAMVNGLVGGALGIAIGLAGAYVVTEISPTLQAQVGGSGGGGGQGGPGGGFGGPGRQAAAKALDVALTAPVSLGTIVGAVALAVTGGLIAGAFGGWRASRLRPADALRRVE, encoded by the coding sequence ATGTTCTTCACCTACCTGAGGCGCGAACTGCGCCGCCGCAGGAAGGCGGCGCTCGTCGTCGCCTCCGGACTCGCCCTGGGCATCGCCCTGGTCATCGTGGTCAGCTCCGTGTCGTCCGGCATGGAGAAGGCGCAGGGCAAGGTCCTCCAGTCGCTGTACGGACTGGGTACGGACATGACCGTCACCAAGGCGGCGGCGCCGGCGACGAGCACCAGCCAGCGTCCGCGCTTCAACTTCGACGCGAACGACAACGGCTCCACCAAGGAGCAGAGCAGCGACCGCGTCATGGTGCAGGGCTTCCAGACCCTGGCCGCCTCCACGGTCACCAAGGTCGACTCCCAGAAGGGCGTCGCGGACTCCGTCGGCGGGCTGAGTCTCCAGGTCATCAGGATCAACGGCCAGTTCACGCGGGGTCAGTTCCGCCAGCAGAACCAGAGCGGTGGCGCCGCCCAGGGCGGCGGGCGCCCGAACGCCCAGCAGTCCCCGCAGGGCCGTGTCGAGGGCGGCGGCGCCAACTTCGACGTCAACAACTACTCGGTGTACGGCACCGACGTCACCAAGCCCGCCCTCGGCCCGCTGACCTCCTCGAAGATCACCAGCGGTCGTACGTTCAAGACGTCCGAGACCGATACCAAGGTGGTCGTCGCCGACGTCTCGTACGCCAAGGAGAAGAAGCTCAAGGTCGGCTCCACCGTCACCATCAAGAGCGTCAAGTACAAGGTCATCGGCATCGCCACGCCCGACAGCGGTGACGCGGCGGCCAACCTCTACATCCCGCTCAAGCAGGCGCAGACGCTCAGCGGCTCCAAGGACAAGGTCACCACGATCTACGTCAAGGCGTCGGACTCGCAGCAGATCTCCAGCGTGAAGAGCACCATCCAGAAGAACATCTCGGGGACGACGGTCACCACCTCCGCCGATCTCGCGTCCACCGTCTCCGGCTCCCTCTCCACGGCTTCCAGCCTCGCCTCCAACGTCGGCAAGTGGCTGTCCATCGCGGTGCTCGTCGCCGCGTTCCTGGTCGCCGGTCTGCTCACCTCCTCCGCCGTGTCGAGGCGCGTGCGCGAGTTCGGCACCCTCAAGGCGCTCGGCTGGAAGTCGGGCCGGGTGACCCGGCAGGTCGTCGGCGAGGCCATGGTCAACGGCCTGGTCGGCGGCGCCCTCGGTATCGCGATCGGCCTCGCGGGCGCCTACGTCGTCACCGAGATCAGCCCCACCCTGCAGGCGCAGGTGGGCGGTTCGGGCGGCGGCGGAGGCCAGGGCGGCCCCGGTGGCGGCTTCGGCGGTCCCGGCCGGCAGGCCGCGGCCAAGGCCCTCGACGTCGCGCTCACCGCGCCCGTCAGCCTCGGCACCATCGTCGGCGCGGTGGCCCTCGCCGTCACCGGCGGTCTGATCGCCGGCGCCTTCGGCGGCTGGCGTGCCTCCCGGCTCCGTCCCGCGGACGCCCTGCGCCGCGTCGAATAG
- a CDS encoding S8 family peptidase yields MAASVALAAGMTSPASARAEQRAAGVSAAGKAAGITAKHRITLITGDRVVVDAKGRVVGFERAKGREHVPVQIRKADGHTLVVPADAQALIAGGKLDRRLFDVTELNKAAVRKSQQRGLKVIVGYRGAAAAAKADVREAGTLRRSLKALNADAVQTPQRDAAELWSAVTDDGKTASGIAHVWLDGVRKASLDKSVPQIGAPTAWAAGYDGKGVKIAVLDTGVDASHPDLKTQVIESKNFSTAADATDHFGHGTHVASIAAGTGAKSGGKYKGVAPGAKILNGKVLDDTGSGDDSGILAGMEWAAEQGADIVNLSLGGQDTPDIDPLEAEVNKLSAEKGILFAIAAGNEGPESIGSPGSADAALTVGAVDDNDKLADFSSTGPRVGDGAIKPDVTAPGVDITAAAAPGSLIDQEVGEKPAGYLTISGTSMATPHVAGAAAILKQEHPDWTYTELKSALTGSAKGGKYTPFQQGSGRIAVDKAIKQTVIADPSSVSFGVAQWPHTDDTATTKQLTYRNLGTKDVTLTLAISATNPKGQAAPAGFFALGAKTVTVPAGGKAAVDVTTNTKLGGTLDGAYSAYVTASGGGQAVRTAVAVERETESYDVTFKYVNRAGETPTHLTDLEGYSGLGEARDYTSQSTSDTATLRVPKGKYVLNSLFVKDLVEAKGGVDWLIQPRLSVTKNTTVTLDARTAKGADITVPDAGAKPLSALVNYFDDATGLGTGIGLGSFQDVRVAHVGPAVSSGLFQSWSGQWSKGAGAEYDTFTGTKTTKLQGAHVKHYKASELAKVKANLGAAASGKTGAVTAYGFLPDDDSMSVGVSQKLPSSRTLYVSTGEKVQWAFDFEQDAGVDATGTPIIEAYYTDDYPQILKAGKSYTRTYNTAVFGPKINADYGVFREGNSIAGYLPLFADGGGHPGSSLYTSVTTTLYRNGAKVGSNDDPLVGMKEFKVPAAEATYKLTTSVKRTVKVAAASTRIDASWTFKSKKADFAKLPTSTVRFNATTGLDSRVAAGKTVTIPVSVQGSAAGKNLKSLYVYVSYDYGQTWKMLKVKNGKITVKNPAKGKGISFHAKITDKQGNKSTVSIYNAYYGK; encoded by the coding sequence ATGGCGGCGTCCGTGGCGCTGGCGGCGGGTATGACCAGCCCGGCGTCGGCGCGGGCGGAGCAGCGCGCGGCGGGCGTGTCCGCGGCCGGGAAAGCGGCCGGGATCACGGCCAAGCACCGCATCACCCTGATCACCGGTGACCGGGTGGTCGTCGATGCCAAGGGGCGCGTCGTCGGCTTCGAGCGGGCCAAGGGCCGCGAGCACGTGCCCGTACAGATCCGCAAGGCCGACGGCCACACCCTGGTGGTGCCGGCCGACGCCCAGGCGCTCATAGCCGGCGGCAAGCTCGACCGGCGGCTCTTCGATGTCACCGAGCTCAACAAGGCGGCGGTCCGCAAGTCCCAGCAGCGGGGCCTGAAGGTGATCGTCGGCTACCGGGGAGCCGCGGCGGCCGCCAAGGCCGACGTCCGCGAGGCCGGCACGCTCCGCAGGAGCCTGAAGGCGCTGAACGCGGACGCGGTGCAGACGCCGCAGCGGGACGCGGCCGAGCTGTGGTCCGCGGTCACCGACGACGGGAAGACGGCCTCCGGCATCGCGCACGTCTGGCTGGACGGCGTCCGCAAGGCGAGCCTCGACAAGTCCGTGCCGCAGATCGGCGCCCCCACGGCATGGGCCGCCGGATACGACGGCAAGGGCGTCAAGATCGCCGTCCTGGACACCGGCGTCGACGCGAGCCACCCGGACCTCAAGACCCAGGTGATCGAGTCCAAGAACTTCTCCACCGCCGCCGACGCCACCGACCACTTCGGCCACGGCACCCACGTCGCGTCCATCGCGGCGGGCACCGGCGCCAAGTCGGGCGGCAAGTACAAGGGTGTCGCGCCCGGTGCGAAGATCCTCAACGGCAAGGTCCTCGACGACACCGGCAGCGGCGACGACTCGGGCATCCTCGCGGGCATGGAGTGGGCGGCCGAGCAGGGCGCCGACATCGTGAACCTGAGCCTGGGCGGCCAGGACACCCCCGACATCGACCCGTTGGAGGCCGAGGTCAACAAGCTCTCGGCCGAGAAGGGCATCCTCTTCGCGATCGCGGCGGGCAACGAGGGCCCCGAGTCGATCGGCTCGCCCGGCAGCGCGGACGCCGCGCTCACCGTCGGCGCCGTCGACGACAACGACAAGCTGGCGGACTTCTCCAGCACCGGCCCGCGCGTCGGCGACGGCGCCATCAAGCCGGACGTCACCGCGCCCGGCGTGGACATCACGGCGGCGGCGGCCCCGGGCAGTCTCATCGACCAGGAGGTCGGTGAGAAGCCCGCGGGCTACCTGACCATTTCCGGTACGTCGATGGCGACCCCGCATGTCGCGGGCGCCGCGGCCATCCTCAAGCAGGAACACCCGGACTGGACGTACACCGAGCTCAAGAGTGCGCTGACGGGCTCCGCGAAGGGCGGCAAGTACACGCCGTTCCAGCAGGGTTCGGGCCGGATCGCCGTCGACAAGGCGATCAAGCAGACCGTGATCGCCGACCCGTCGTCGGTGAGCTTCGGCGTCGCGCAGTGGCCGCACACCGACGACACGGCGACGACCAAGCAGCTGACGTACCGCAACCTCGGTACGAAGGACGTCACCCTGACCCTGGCGATCTCCGCGACCAACCCCAAGGGCCAGGCGGCTCCGGCGGGCTTCTTCGCGCTCGGCGCCAAGACGGTCACCGTCCCGGCGGGCGGCAAGGCCGCTGTCGACGTCACCACGAACACGAAGCTCGGCGGCACCCTCGACGGCGCGTACTCGGCGTACGTGACGGCGAGCGGCGGCGGCCAGGCCGTGCGCACGGCCGTCGCGGTCGAGCGCGAGACGGAGTCGTACGACGTCACCTTCAAGTACGTCAACCGTGCCGGTGAGACGCCCACGCACCTCACCGACCTGGAGGGCTACTCCGGCCTCGGTGAGGCGCGGGACTACACGTCGCAGAGCACGTCCGACACCGCGACCCTGCGTGTTCCCAAGGGCAAGTACGTGCTCAACTCCCTCTTCGTGAAGGACCTGGTCGAGGCGAAGGGCGGGGTCGACTGGCTGATCCAGCCCCGGCTGAGCGTCACCAAGAACACCACGGTGACCCTCGACGCCCGAACCGCCAAGGGCGCCGACATCACGGTGCCGGACGCGGGGGCGAAGCCGCTGTCGGCACTCGTCAACTACTTCGACGACGCCACCGGGCTCGGTACCGGCATCGGCCTGGGCTCCTTCCAGGACGTGCGCGTGGCGCACGTGGGCCCGGCGGTCTCCTCCGGCCTCTTCCAGAGCTGGTCCGGGCAGTGGAGCAAGGGCGCGGGCGCCGAGTACGACACCTTCACCGGTACCAAGACCACCAAGCTCCAGGGCGCGCACGTCAAGCACTACAAGGCGAGCGAGCTGGCCAAGGTGAAGGCGAACCTCGGGGCCGCGGCCTCCGGTAAGACGGGCGCGGTCACCGCGTACGGCTTCCTGCCCGACGACGACAGCATGAGCGTCGGGGTCAGCCAGAAGCTGCCGTCCTCGCGCACGCTGTACGTGTCGACCGGTGAGAAGGTCCAGTGGGCGTTCGACTTCGAGCAGGACGCCGGCGTCGACGCCACCGGGACCCCGATCATCGAGGCCTACTACACGGACGACTATCCGCAGATCCTCAAGGCGGGCAAGAGCTACACGAGGACGTACAACACGGCCGTCTTCGGTCCGAAGATCAACGCGGACTACGGCGTCTTCCGGGAAGGCAACAGCATCGCTGGCTACCTGCCGCTGTTCGCCGACGGGGGCGGTCACCCCGGCTCCTCGCTGTACACCTCGGTGACGACGACGCTGTACCGCAACGGCGCGAAGGTCGGCTCGAACGACGACCCGCTCGTCGGGATGAAGGAGTTCAAGGTCCCGGCCGCCGAGGCCACCTACAAGCTCACGACCTCGGTCAAGCGCACGGTGAAGGTCGCCGCGGCCTCCACACGGATCGACGCGAGCTGGACCTTCAAGTCCAAGAAGGCCGACTTCGCGAAGCTGCCCACCTCCACGGTCCGCTTCAACGCCACCACCGGCCTCGACAGCCGTGTCGCGGCCGGCAAGACGGTCACGATCCCGGTCTCCGTGCAGGGCTCGGCCGCGGGCAAGAACCTCAAGTCGCTGTACGTATACGTCTCGTACGACTACGGCCAGACCTGGAAGATGCTCAAGGTCAAGAACGGCAAGATCACCGTCAAGAACCCGGCGAAGGGGAAGGGCATCTCCTTCCACGCGAAGATCACCGACAAGCAGGGCAACAAGTCGACGGTCTCGATCTACAACGCGTACTACGGAAAGTGA
- a CDS encoding L,D-transpeptidase → MTDSKRRKGLMAASALLGGVLVLSACSSGGGSKASASDGETSQAQADAAAAKKSSQAQIKITPADGSDNASINNAAAVTVSKGTLSSVTMTTETGTAVSGQISADKKSWKPTSQLERATTYKVAAEATDSAGLVAHENASFTTVSPANSFIGNFTPEDGSTVGVGMPVSINFNKAITNKAAVQKGITVSSSSGQEVVGHWFSANRLDFRPENYWTGGSTVTLKLNLDGVQGASGVYGVQQKTVTFKIGRNQVSIVDAQTKTMKVTQDGKTIKTIPISSGSPEHKTYQGQMVISEKFKETRMNGSTVGFTKTDGKGEYDIKDVPHAMRLSNSGTFIHGNYWGAKSIFGAVNTSHGCVGLSDTKGANDPNTPAAWFYDHSLIGDVVVVKNTGDKTIAPDNGLNGWNLSWSAWKAGSAA, encoded by the coding sequence ATGACGGACAGTAAGCGGCGCAAGGGTCTGATGGCCGCGTCCGCACTGCTCGGCGGAGTGCTGGTGCTCTCTGCGTGCAGCAGCGGGGGCGGCAGCAAGGCCAGTGCCTCGGACGGCGAGACCTCGCAGGCCCAGGCCGACGCGGCGGCGGCCAAGAAGAGCTCCCAGGCCCAGATCAAGATCACGCCCGCGGACGGTTCCGACAACGCCTCCATCAACAACGCCGCGGCGGTCACCGTGAGCAAGGGCACGCTCTCGTCCGTCACCATGACGACCGAGACGGGCACGGCGGTTTCCGGTCAGATATCCGCCGACAAGAAGAGCTGGAAGCCCACCTCCCAGCTCGAGCGCGCCACTACGTACAAGGTGGCCGCCGAGGCCACCGACTCCGCGGGCCTCGTCGCTCACGAGAACGCCTCGTTCACCACGGTCTCCCCGGCGAACAGCTTCATAGGCAACTTCACGCCGGAGGACGGTTCCACCGTCGGCGTCGGCATGCCGGTCTCGATCAACTTCAACAAGGCGATCACGAACAAGGCCGCCGTGCAGAAGGGGATCACCGTCTCCTCCAGCAGCGGCCAGGAGGTCGTCGGCCACTGGTTCAGCGCCAACCGCCTCGACTTCCGTCCCGAGAACTACTGGACCGGCGGCTCCACCGTCACCCTCAAGCTCAACCTGGACGGCGTCCAGGGCGCGAGCGGTGTCTACGGCGTGCAGCAGAAGACGGTCACCTTCAAGATCGGCCGCAACCAGGTCTCGATCGTCGACGCGCAGACCAAGACCATGAAGGTCACGCAGGACGGCAAGACGATCAAGACGATCCCGATCTCCTCGGGATCCCCGGAGCACAAGACGTACCAGGGCCAGATGGTGATCTCCGAGAAGTTCAAGGAGACCCGGATGAACGGCTCGACGGTCGGCTTCACGAAGACCGACGGCAAGGGCGAGTACGACATCAAGGACGTGCCGCACGCCATGCGTCTGTCGAACTCCGGCACCTTCATCCACGGCAACTACTGGGGCGCGAAGTCCATCTTCGGCGCGGTGAACACCAGCCACGGCTGTGTGGGTCTGTCCGACACCAAGGGTGCGAACGACCCGAACACGCCCGCGGCCTGGTTCTACGACCACTCGCTGATCGGTGACGTCGTGGTCGTCAAGAACACCGGCGACAAGACCATCGCCCCGGACAACGGCCTCAACGGCTGGAACCTGAGCTGGTCCGCCTGGAAGGCCGGCTCGGCAGCCTGA
- a CDS encoding LPXTG cell wall anchor domain-containing protein, which yields MSAARRSLLTATAAGTLLGALWFVPSANATPEKPAQHSNMSTNTTSRTAVQASTESSDTQSGVADASDAGANDTGSDTTGSHDSGTRLADTGSVNTTPYVIGGTLFLGLGAGFVTYSVRRERTAAF from the coding sequence GTGTCCGCCGCTCGTCGCTCGTTGCTGACCGCCACCGCAGCGGGAACCCTTCTGGGGGCCCTGTGGTTCGTCCCGTCCGCCAACGCGACCCCGGAAAAGCCTGCTCAGCACAGCAATATGTCGACGAACACCACGTCGAGAACCGCGGTGCAGGCGTCCACGGAGTCGAGCGACACCCAGTCGGGCGTCGCCGATGCGAGCGACGCCGGAGCGAACGACACAGGCTCCGACACCACCGGGTCGCACGACAGCGGAACCCGGCTCGCCGATACCGGAAGCGTCAACACGACGCCGTACGTCATCGGCGGAACCCTTTTCCTGGGCCTCGGCGCCGGCTTTGTGACCTACTCGGTGCGCCGGGAGCGCACGGCGGCCTTCTGA
- a CDS encoding NAD(P)-dependent alcohol dehydrogenase: MTTVAAYAAPAAKAPLERTTIERRPVGEFDVLIDIKFAGICHSDIHQAREGWGEAIFPMVPGHEIAGIVSEVGSGVTKFKVGDRVGVGCLVDSCRECDNCKAGLEQYCTGGGVGTYNALDKNGEPTYGGYSEKIVVDENYTVRIPDGISLDVAAPLLCAGITTYSPLKHWNAGPGKKVAILGMGGLGHMGVKIADALGAEVTVLSQSLRKKDDGLKLGADHYYATSDPKTFEELRGTFDLILSTVSAPLDLDAYLSLLKTDGAFVNVGAPEEPVKLNLFSVIGGRKTLAGSGIGGIQETQEMLDFCAEHGFGAEIELISASEINDAYERVLASDVRYRFVIDTATI, encoded by the coding sequence ATGACCACTGTTGCTGCGTACGCCGCCCCCGCCGCCAAGGCTCCGCTGGAGCGCACCACCATCGAGCGCCGCCCGGTCGGTGAGTTCGACGTCCTGATCGACATCAAGTTCGCCGGTATCTGCCACTCGGACATCCACCAGGCCCGGGAGGGCTGGGGAGAGGCGATCTTCCCGATGGTGCCGGGTCACGAGATCGCCGGCATCGTCTCCGAGGTCGGCTCCGGCGTCACCAAGTTCAAGGTCGGCGACCGTGTGGGCGTCGGCTGTCTCGTCGACTCCTGCCGCGAGTGCGATAACTGCAAGGCCGGCCTGGAGCAGTACTGCACCGGCGGCGGCGTGGGCACGTACAACGCCCTCGACAAGAACGGCGAGCCGACCTACGGCGGCTACTCCGAGAAGATCGTCGTCGACGAGAACTACACCGTCCGCATCCCCGACGGCATCTCCCTCGACGTGGCGGCGCCGCTGCTCTGCGCCGGCATCACCACGTACTCCCCGCTCAAGCACTGGAACGCCGGCCCCGGCAAGAAGGTCGCGATCCTCGGCATGGGCGGCCTCGGACACATGGGCGTCAAGATCGCGGACGCGCTCGGTGCCGAGGTGACCGTCCTGTCGCAGTCCCTGCGCAAGAAGGACGACGGGCTGAAGCTGGGCGCCGACCACTACTACGCCACCAGCGACCCGAAGACCTTCGAGGAGCTGCGCGGCACCTTCGACCTGATCCTGTCGACCGTGTCCGCCCCGTTGGACCTGGACGCCTACCTGTCCCTGCTGAAGACGGACGGCGCCTTCGTGAACGTGGGCGCCCCGGAGGAGCCCGTCAAGCTCAACCTCTTCTCCGTGATCGGCGGCCGCAAGACCCTCGCCGGTTCCGGTATCGGCGGCATCCAGGAGACCCAGGAGATGCTGGACTTCTGCGCCGAGCACGGCTTCGGTGCCGAGATCGAGCTGATCAGCGCGTCCGAGATCAACGACGCCTACGAGCGGGTGCTGGCGAGCGACGTCCGCTACCGCTTCGTGATCGACACCGCCACCATCTAG
- a CDS encoding FecCD family ABC transporter permease, with the protein MTTAPTTPTEPTASRTTYPHSAGLSVLRHRRLSLLLHRRAAAVVAVLLLLLAGAMLLAACVGQTYVPPGEVWRVLRGHGGLYDLVVGELRIPRIVLGALVGAALGLSGALVQTVTRNPLASPDVIGVGHGAAAATVLALATGTVTSPGALPAVAVTGGLAAAALVYVLAWRHGMQPSRFVLTGVGIGVALSAVVQLYLTDSELAAAEQVKLWLTGSLNGRGREQAGPLAWVLLLSLPALVWASRALRPLGLDADTAAALGVRVQRTQLGLTVLGVVLAAVATGAAGPVGFVALTGPQLARRLARTPQLPLAASALTGALIVVGADLVARTLVPPLEIPVGALTSLVGGPYLLWLLGRSGRR; encoded by the coding sequence GTGACCACGGCCCCCACGACGCCCACCGAGCCCACCGCGAGCCGCACCACGTACCCGCACTCGGCCGGGCTCTCCGTACTCCGCCACCGGCGCCTCTCCCTCCTCCTGCACCGGCGCGCCGCGGCCGTCGTCGCCGTCCTCCTGCTGCTCCTCGCGGGCGCGATGCTGCTCGCGGCATGCGTCGGGCAGACGTACGTCCCGCCGGGCGAGGTCTGGCGGGTGCTGCGCGGCCACGGCGGCCTGTACGACCTGGTCGTCGGCGAACTGCGGATCCCGCGGATCGTGCTCGGCGCGCTGGTCGGGGCGGCGCTCGGGCTCTCCGGGGCACTCGTACAGACCGTGACGCGCAACCCGCTGGCCAGCCCGGACGTCATCGGGGTCGGGCACGGTGCCGCCGCCGCGACCGTACTGGCGCTGGCCACCGGAACCGTCACCTCTCCCGGCGCGCTGCCGGCCGTCGCCGTCACCGGCGGTCTCGCGGCCGCCGCCCTGGTCTACGTACTGGCCTGGCGGCACGGAATGCAGCCGAGCCGGTTCGTCCTGACGGGCGTGGGCATCGGCGTCGCCCTCTCCGCCGTCGTCCAGCTCTACCTCACCGACAGCGAACTGGCCGCCGCCGAGCAGGTCAAGCTGTGGCTGACGGGCAGTCTGAACGGGCGCGGCCGGGAGCAGGCGGGCCCCCTCGCCTGGGTCCTCCTCCTCTCGTTGCCCGCCCTGGTGTGGGCGAGCCGCGCGCTGCGCCCGCTCGGGCTGGACGCCGACACGGCCGCCGCGCTCGGCGTCCGCGTCCAGCGCACCCAGCTCGGCCTGACCGTCCTCGGGGTGGTGCTCGCCGCGGTCGCGACCGGCGCGGCCGGCCCGGTCGGCTTCGTCGCCCTCACCGGCCCGCAACTGGCCCGCCGCCTCGCCCGCACCCCGCAACTCCCCCTCGCCGCTTCCGCCCTGACGGGCGCGCTGATCGTGGTCGGCGCCGACCTGGTGGCCCGCACGCTGGTGCCGCCGCTGGAGATCCCGGTCGGGGCGCTCACGTCCTTGGTGGGCGGTCCCTATCTGCTCTGGCTGCTGGGCAGGTCGGGCCGCCGCTGA